One segment of Neodiprion fabricii isolate iyNeoFabr1 chromosome 1, iyNeoFabr1.1, whole genome shotgun sequence DNA contains the following:
- the LOC124187797 gene encoding protein qui-1 isoform X1, with amino-acid sequence MNLEVELIAGVIKGGPPPAHLPAPRLIKIFIAGERDEFVEERKQILEGVGPELQAIYDDMGIEVLLVDMQYGTDKDPDVNPRLAELFLEEITASHRHSRGCFFLLLVGAAYKSGWVPTKFTQETYKALLTHCNFLEEYYTHDGDCYVLKASSEETAHDDWHQHESNLRKALKIAAESAILEYPDNTEIKNILQSTAERQLEHGLSLDEDGNGVIAIVRNWSGSTAPTVEPGASTLKSRIGSSLPEENVMEYEVEYKPGGIDSDCLSHDKYLTRMRQQVLDRIQFLVNESVETDPEIKSRKKMVQAVYAESLAHLSLLRNVSPADEDVKAIGQIKELLLAGRDRKHGPVLVWGPKSSGKSAILATVYEKVPSWFNGPTVRIVRLCTSTPRSAYSLELLRVLCEHIGFLSGNNDGNLPRDASFDPLYLNNWFSQIMRGIEENPMSEQLVILVDDLHRLHPLECDIVAALSWLPLNLPKGVHFIATTAVPPEALRLTPLQKERLRSPEILIELPEVKSNVPDVEAAFDRLERLIGHKAANRIGSLLACTEYGLSETEILELIMPTGDDGPLVLASGQFGFATWCLVRRTMTPWLKVRVMSGRLMFSWRWSSGEMARKRYLATQDASRSAYGEVANLFFTEDSEESDQKPPEDSDSAPAKETPFQSAPRSQDITYTIRHVEEAWLHLLRAGDVDRLKRLAVCAFDFLLAAVQMISVSYLRCVLEHARRYLLERDLELVYYAVRKSSDVLTRDPLQLGAQLICWLRPVAEDEGDLVSRMVMAAMAWCDGYAAPLLVPLNGWLQPPLPLQIRALSCPQGVRLIEAAPSGQHVVVVPPQGDAELWHVMSGQLVHTFKGHSGPISCLAITKQSQYLMTGSEDTSIIVWDMKELIMKQRICEHIAPVLSLTPAMGNSIIVSGGEDSRIIATRLLTGEVLMKVDHHRGPVTSLRVDSAGEVLVSGSYDATVCLWSLESFTLLNTIPLPSPVTMLDVSTDSVFLLAACEDKKLYLRSLATGTEIHTLRGHQGPIKSVCLAKDCRRAVAGGVDGRVSVFDMHSGRLTKALPASPSADVTSVKVTEKDDFLITAGGGRVTYWSFRGEEVAPRPTKSGGKQESLQPHGAPISCLDVSRDGAMAVTGGVDSLVNLWQLNTHELVSTLEGHIASVTCVAFSASGLFAASGSEDKTVRVWGLTLGLVVATFKHQAPVTAVTVMLDGRRVVSSDRGGAIRVWAADSGTLIQSLCGPGRCFAVASDMRYTVCGSGDNHIRILGLGLGPEEKYPVSHSQDITCLVVTPDSQSLITGSRDMSLKVWQLAGGKLSQVLVGHTDHVTCVAVAVSDKSIVVSGSRDANLIVWDINTGADLHTLTGHLGYVTCIRLSGDGTLAVSGSEDKSLIVWDTKKGTALSSIMLHVPVLGVEMSTDCSRLALHLLEHKCLPILCLHNTPAQYVKLPEYVAPRDLRPPGPKRPARRLLKKEVSLDTYTWQRKYGHLTSGIMVAAVEERLKRRFSVSASMEEISKAGLAGSQPGLGPEQAALAQSQHFDQLEALWNKQSPPPRPRGLGRTLSKQSSLQATRISDSEEEAQETGCTLHGYLPG; translated from the exons ATGAATTTGGAAGTGGAGCTGATAGCGGGGGTCATAAAAGGTGGACCGCCCCCGGCGCACCTTCCCGCCCCCCGTCTCATCAAGATATTCATTGCCGGGGAACGTGACG AGTTCGTCGAAGAGAGGAAGCAGATTCTCGAAGGAGTTGGACCGGAGCTGCAAGCTATTTACGATGACATGGGAATCGAG GTGCTGCTGGTGGACATGCAGTACGGAACTGATAAGGATCCCGATGTCAATCCACGACTTGCGGAATTGTTCTTGGAAGAAATAACCGCATCGCATCGTCATTCCAgagggtgtttttttttg cTACTGGTTGGCGCAGCTTATAAAAGTGGTTGGGTACCGACGAAATTTACGCAAGAAACATATAAGGCCCTCCTCACTCACTGTAACTTCCTCGAAGAATATTACACACACGACGGAGATTGTTACGTCCTGAAAGCTTCCAG CGAGGAGACTGCTCACGATGATTGGCACCAGCACGAGTCAAATTTAAGAAAAGCGTTAAAAATAGCAGCAGAATCGGCCATTTTGGAATACCCAGACAACACCGAgatcaaaaatatattacagtCAACCGCAGAACGACAATTAGAACACGGCCTAA GTTTGGATGAAGATGGTAATGGCGTGATAGCGATCGTACGAAATTGGTCTGGTTCTACGGCACCTACCGTAGAGCCTGGAGCATCGACGCTTAAATCTAGAATCGGAAGTAGCTTACCAGAGGAGAATGTAATGGAATACGAGGTGGAATACAAGCCCGGTGGAATTGACTCCGATTGTCTGTCGCACGATAAATACTTGACACGAATGCGTCAACAGGTATTAGACAGGATTCAATTCTTGGTGAATGAGTCGGTTGAAACTGATCCCGAGATCAAAAGTCGAAAGAAAATGGTGCAGGCAGTTTACGCGGAAAGTTTGGCGCATTTGAGTTTGTTGAGAAATGTGAGCCCCGCGGATGAAGATGTGAAGGCCATAGGCCAAATTAAAGAATTGCTGCTAGCCGGAAGGGATAGAAAGCATGGACCAGTACTGGTATGGGGTCCAAAGTCCTCTGGGAAATCAGCAATCCTGGCTACTGTATATGAAAAAGTGCCAAGCTGGTTCAATGGACCAACTGTACGTATCGTTAGGCTGTGCACATCAACTCCAAGGTCGGCTTATAGTTTAGAATTGCTCAGAGTTCTCTGCGAACATATAGGATTTTTGTCCGGTAACAACGATGGCAATTTGCCGAGAGATGCATCCTTCGATCCCTTGTACTTGAACAACTGGTTCAGTCAGATAATGCGAGGAATCGAAGAAAATCCAATGTCGGAACAGCTCGTTATATTGGTTGACGACCTGCATCGGCTGCATCCATTGGAATGCGACATAGTCGCCGCGTTGTCTTGGCTGCCTTTGAATCTACCAAAAGGTGTGCATTTCATCGCAACCACCGCCGTTCCACCTGAAGCTTTGAGGTTAACTCCACTCCAAAAAGAGAGACTGCGGAGCCCGGAAATACTCATTGAATTACCGGAGGTCAAAAGCAATGTACCTGATGTTGAGGCCGCTTTTGACAGACTGGAACGATTGATTGGTCACAAGGCAGCAAACCGGATTGGGTCCCTTTTGGCGTGCACGGAGTACGGGCTGTCGGAGACGGAAATCTTGGAGTTGATAATGCCTACGGGAGACGATGGACCTCTGGTACTCGCTAGTGGTCAGTTTGGCTTTGCGACATGGTGTTTAGTGAGGCGAACTATGACTCCGTGGCTTAAAGTTCGAGTCATGAGTGGGCGTTTGATGTTTTCGTGGCGTTGGTCAAGCGGGGAAATGGCTCGAAAACGATATTTAGCTACCCAAGACGCTTCACGGTCAGCGTACGGCGAAGTGGCGAACTTATTCTTCACCGAAGATTCCGAGGAGAGTGATCAAAAACCTCCTGAAGATTCGGATTCAGCACCGGCAAAGGAAACTCCATTTCAAAGTGCGCCCAGATCGCAAGATATTACTTACACTATTCGTCACGTCGAAGAAGCCTGGCTACATCTCCTTCGAGCTGGTGACGTTGATCGATTGAAAAGATTGGCTGTCTGCGCATTTGATTTCTTGCTGGCCGCTGTCCAGATGATATCTGTGAGCTACTTACGATGCGTATTGGAACATGCCAGGAGGTATTTACTTGAAAGGGACCTCGAACTAGTTTATTACGCCGTTCGAAAGTCTAGCGACGTGTTGACAAGGGATCCGTTACAGTTGGGAGCTCAGTTAATTTGCTGGTTGAGACCCGTCGCTGAGGATGAAGGAGATTTG GTTAGTCGAATGGTCATGGCAGCGATGGCATGGTGCGATGGATATGCTGCACCGCTGTTAGTTCCACTGAATGGCTGGCTACAACCTCCTCTGCCTTTACAAATTCGTGCTTTATCCTGTCCACAAGGTGTCAGACTGATCGAAGCTGCGCCATCAGGCCAACACGTGGTGGTGGTACCTCCTCAAGGCGATGCTGAACTGTGGCACGTGATGTCGGGACAGCTAGTACACACATTCAAAG GCCATTCGGGACCAATATCATGTCTGGCTATCACGAAGCAGTCTCAGTATTTGATGACTGGATCTGAAGATACATCTATAATCGTATGGgacatgaaagaattgattatGAAGCAACGAATTTGTGAGCACATTGCTCCAGTGCTATCTTTGACGCCAGCAATGGGAAATTCGATAATCGTTAGCGGTGGTGAAGATTCTAGGATTATAGCAACGCGATTATTGACTGGTGAAGTACTAATGAAGGTAGACCATCACCGTGGTCCAGTGACTTCATTGCGCGTCGATTCTGCTGGAGAAGTTTTGGTTTCTGGTTCATACGACGCAACTGTTTGCCTCTGGTCGCTAGAGAGCTTTACTTTGTTGAATACCATCCCTCTTCCCTCTCCGGTTACAATGCTCGATGTGTCCACGGACTCGGTATTCCTGCTAGCTGCTTGtgaggataaaaaattgtaccttCGCTCTCTGGCGACTGGTACTGAGATACATACGCTACGAGGTCACCAAGGACCGATCAAAAGCGTATGTCTCGCTAAGGATTGCAGAAGAGCTGTGGCAGGTGGAGTTGACGGAAGGGTCTCTGTCTTCGACATGCATAGCGGAAGATTGACGAAAGCTCTACCTGCTAGTCCATCGGCAGATGTGACATCCGTCAAG GTAACCGAGAAAGATGATTTCTTGATAACCGCTGGCGGAGGTCGAGTGACTTATTGGAGTTTCCGCGGCGAAGAGGTTGCCCCGCGACCAACGAAGTCTGGTGGAAAGCAGGAATCCCTTCAACCTCACGGTGCTCCAATTTCCTGTTTAGATGTGTCCAGAGATGGCGCCATGGCAGTTACCGGTGGTGTCGACTCTCTAGTTAACTTGTGGCAGTTGAATACTCATGAACTAGTTTCCACCTTGGAAGGCCACATCGCAAGTGTTACTTGCGTCGCGTTTTCGGCTTCGGGACTCTTCGCAGCGTCAG GTTCCGAAGATAAAACCGTGAGAGTCTGGGGACTGACGTTGGGCCTGGTAGTCGCCACCTTCAAACATCAGGCTCCCGTTACTGCTGTGACTGTGATGCTTGATGGAAGAAGAGTCGTCAGCTCTGATAGGGGTGGTGCCATCAGGGTGTGGGCTGCTGACAGCGGAACGTTAATCCAGTCTCTGTGCGGCCCGGGCCGATGTTTTGCAGTAGCTTCTGACATGAG ATACACAGTCTGCGGGTCCGGAGACAACCATATTAGAATATTGGGACTGGGATTGGGACCGGAGGAAAAATACCCGGTTTCTCACTCCCAAGATATCACTTGTCTCGTTGTTACCCCTGATTCTCAATCCCTCATTACCGGCTCCAGAGACATGAGCTTAAAAGTCTGGCAACTTGCTGGAGGAAAATTGTCCCAG GTGTTGGTTGGACACACCGATCACGTGACGTGCGTGGCAGTGGCCGTTTCGGACAAGTCCATTGTAGTCTCGGGTTCGAGAGACGCGAATTTGATCGTCTGGGATATAAACACGGGCGCAGATCTTCACACGCTGACTGGTCATCTAGGGTACGTAACTTGTATTCGGCTTTCGGGGGATGGTACCTTGGCCGTATCCGGGAGTGAAGATAAGAGCTTGATTGTATGGGACACGAAGAAGGGAACTGCCCTCAGCTCCATAATGCTTCATGTTCCGGTTCTCGGGGTCGAAATGTCCACCGATTGTTCGAGACTCGCGCTCCACCTATTGGAACACAAGTGCTTGCCGATTTTGTGTCTACACAATACGCCCGCGCAATATGTCAAGCTGCCAGAATACGTTGCTCCGAGAGATCTGAGGCCTCCCGGACCGAAGCGACCGGCAAGAAGATTGCTCAAAAAGGAAGTGTCCTTGGATACTTATACATGGCAGCGAAAATATGGTCATTTGACTTCAG GTATAATGGTCGCCGCGGTTGAGGAACGTCTAAAGCGTCGATTCAGCGTTAGCGCGTCAATGGAGGAAATCAGCAAAGCTGGCCTAGCTGGTTCCCAGCCTGGATTGGGTCCGGAACAAGCAGCCCTTGCACAATCCCAGCATTTTGATCAACTGGAAGCACTCTGGAATAAGCAATCACCTCCGCCGAGACCGAGAGGTCTTGGCAGGACGCTGTCCAAACAGAGTTCTCTCCAAGCGACCCGAATATCCGACTCAGAGGAAGAAG cACAGGAAACAGGATGCACCTTGCACGGTT ATCTACCCGGCTAA
- the LOC124187797 gene encoding protein qui-1 isoform X3 produces MNLEVELIAGVIKGGPPPAHLPAPRLIKIFIAGERDEFVEERKQILEGVGPELQAIYDDMGIEVLLVDMQYGTDKDPDVNPRLAELFLEEITASHRHSRGCFFLLLVGAAYKSGWVPTKFTQETYKALLTHCNFLEEYYTHDGDCYVLKASSEETAHDDWHQHESNLRKALKIAAESAILEYPDNTEIKNILQSTAERQLEHGLSLDEDGNGVIAIVRNWSGSTAPTVEPGASTLKSRIGSSLPEENVMEYEVEYKPGGIDSDCLSHDKYLTRMRQQVLDRIQFLVNESVETDPEIKSRKKMVQAVYAESLAHLSLLRNVSPADEDVKAIGQIKELLLAGRDRKHGPVLVWGPKSSGKSAILATVYEKVPSWFNGPTVRIVRLCTSTPRSAYSLELLRVLCEHIGFLSGNNDGNLPRDASFDPLYLNNWFSQIMRGIEENPMSEQLVILVDDLHRLHPLECDIVAALSWLPLNLPKGVHFIATTAVPPEALRLTPLQKERLRSPEILIELPEVKSNVPDVEAAFDRLERLIGHKAANRIGSLLACTEYGLSETEILELIMPTGDDGPLVLASGQFGFATWCLVRRTMTPWLKVRVMSGRLMFSWRWSSGEMARKRYLATQDASRSAYGEVANLFFTEDSEESDQKPPEDSDSAPAKETPFQSAPRSQDITYTIRHVEEAWLHLLRAGDVDRLKRLAVCAFDFLLAAVQMISVSYLRCVLEHARRYLLERDLELVYYAVRKSSDVLTRDPLQLGAQLICWLRPVAEDEGDLVSRMVMAAMAWCDGYAAPLLVPLNGWLQPPLPLQIRALSCPQGVRLIEAAPSGQHVVVVPPQGDAELWHVMSGQLVHTFKGHSGPISCLAITKQSQYLMTGSEDTSIIVWDMKELIMKQRICEHIAPVLSLTPAMGNSIIVSGGEDSRIIATRLLTGEVLMKVDHHRGPVTSLRVDSAGEVLVSGSYDATVCLWSLESFTLLNTIPLPSPVTMLDVSTDSVFLLAACEDKKLYLRSLATGTEIHTLRGHQGPIKSVCLAKDCRRAVAGGVDGRVSVFDMHSGRLTKALPASPSADVTSVKVTEKDDFLITAGGGRVTYWSFRGEEVAPRPTKSGGKQESLQPHGAPISCLDVSRDGAMAVTGGVDSLVNLWQLNTHELVSTLEGHIASVTCVAFSASGLFAASGSEDKTVRVWGLTLGLVVATFKHQAPVTAVTVMLDGRRVVSSDRGGAIRVWAADSGTLIQSLCGPGRCFAVASDMRYTVCGSGDNHIRILGLGLGPEEKYPVSHSQDITCLVVTPDSQSLITGSRDMSLKVWQLAGGKLSQVLVGHTDHVTCVAVAVSDKSIVVSGSRDANLIVWDINTGADLHTLTGHLGYVTCIRLSGDGTLAVSGSEDKSLIVWDTKKGTALSSIMLHVPVLGVEMSTDCSRLALHLLEHKCLPILCLHNTPAQYVKLPEYVAPRDLRPPGPKRPARRLLKKEVSLDTYTWQRKYGHLTSDLPG; encoded by the exons ATGAATTTGGAAGTGGAGCTGATAGCGGGGGTCATAAAAGGTGGACCGCCCCCGGCGCACCTTCCCGCCCCCCGTCTCATCAAGATATTCATTGCCGGGGAACGTGACG AGTTCGTCGAAGAGAGGAAGCAGATTCTCGAAGGAGTTGGACCGGAGCTGCAAGCTATTTACGATGACATGGGAATCGAG GTGCTGCTGGTGGACATGCAGTACGGAACTGATAAGGATCCCGATGTCAATCCACGACTTGCGGAATTGTTCTTGGAAGAAATAACCGCATCGCATCGTCATTCCAgagggtgtttttttttg cTACTGGTTGGCGCAGCTTATAAAAGTGGTTGGGTACCGACGAAATTTACGCAAGAAACATATAAGGCCCTCCTCACTCACTGTAACTTCCTCGAAGAATATTACACACACGACGGAGATTGTTACGTCCTGAAAGCTTCCAG CGAGGAGACTGCTCACGATGATTGGCACCAGCACGAGTCAAATTTAAGAAAAGCGTTAAAAATAGCAGCAGAATCGGCCATTTTGGAATACCCAGACAACACCGAgatcaaaaatatattacagtCAACCGCAGAACGACAATTAGAACACGGCCTAA GTTTGGATGAAGATGGTAATGGCGTGATAGCGATCGTACGAAATTGGTCTGGTTCTACGGCACCTACCGTAGAGCCTGGAGCATCGACGCTTAAATCTAGAATCGGAAGTAGCTTACCAGAGGAGAATGTAATGGAATACGAGGTGGAATACAAGCCCGGTGGAATTGACTCCGATTGTCTGTCGCACGATAAATACTTGACACGAATGCGTCAACAGGTATTAGACAGGATTCAATTCTTGGTGAATGAGTCGGTTGAAACTGATCCCGAGATCAAAAGTCGAAAGAAAATGGTGCAGGCAGTTTACGCGGAAAGTTTGGCGCATTTGAGTTTGTTGAGAAATGTGAGCCCCGCGGATGAAGATGTGAAGGCCATAGGCCAAATTAAAGAATTGCTGCTAGCCGGAAGGGATAGAAAGCATGGACCAGTACTGGTATGGGGTCCAAAGTCCTCTGGGAAATCAGCAATCCTGGCTACTGTATATGAAAAAGTGCCAAGCTGGTTCAATGGACCAACTGTACGTATCGTTAGGCTGTGCACATCAACTCCAAGGTCGGCTTATAGTTTAGAATTGCTCAGAGTTCTCTGCGAACATATAGGATTTTTGTCCGGTAACAACGATGGCAATTTGCCGAGAGATGCATCCTTCGATCCCTTGTACTTGAACAACTGGTTCAGTCAGATAATGCGAGGAATCGAAGAAAATCCAATGTCGGAACAGCTCGTTATATTGGTTGACGACCTGCATCGGCTGCATCCATTGGAATGCGACATAGTCGCCGCGTTGTCTTGGCTGCCTTTGAATCTACCAAAAGGTGTGCATTTCATCGCAACCACCGCCGTTCCACCTGAAGCTTTGAGGTTAACTCCACTCCAAAAAGAGAGACTGCGGAGCCCGGAAATACTCATTGAATTACCGGAGGTCAAAAGCAATGTACCTGATGTTGAGGCCGCTTTTGACAGACTGGAACGATTGATTGGTCACAAGGCAGCAAACCGGATTGGGTCCCTTTTGGCGTGCACGGAGTACGGGCTGTCGGAGACGGAAATCTTGGAGTTGATAATGCCTACGGGAGACGATGGACCTCTGGTACTCGCTAGTGGTCAGTTTGGCTTTGCGACATGGTGTTTAGTGAGGCGAACTATGACTCCGTGGCTTAAAGTTCGAGTCATGAGTGGGCGTTTGATGTTTTCGTGGCGTTGGTCAAGCGGGGAAATGGCTCGAAAACGATATTTAGCTACCCAAGACGCTTCACGGTCAGCGTACGGCGAAGTGGCGAACTTATTCTTCACCGAAGATTCCGAGGAGAGTGATCAAAAACCTCCTGAAGATTCGGATTCAGCACCGGCAAAGGAAACTCCATTTCAAAGTGCGCCCAGATCGCAAGATATTACTTACACTATTCGTCACGTCGAAGAAGCCTGGCTACATCTCCTTCGAGCTGGTGACGTTGATCGATTGAAAAGATTGGCTGTCTGCGCATTTGATTTCTTGCTGGCCGCTGTCCAGATGATATCTGTGAGCTACTTACGATGCGTATTGGAACATGCCAGGAGGTATTTACTTGAAAGGGACCTCGAACTAGTTTATTACGCCGTTCGAAAGTCTAGCGACGTGTTGACAAGGGATCCGTTACAGTTGGGAGCTCAGTTAATTTGCTGGTTGAGACCCGTCGCTGAGGATGAAGGAGATTTG GTTAGTCGAATGGTCATGGCAGCGATGGCATGGTGCGATGGATATGCTGCACCGCTGTTAGTTCCACTGAATGGCTGGCTACAACCTCCTCTGCCTTTACAAATTCGTGCTTTATCCTGTCCACAAGGTGTCAGACTGATCGAAGCTGCGCCATCAGGCCAACACGTGGTGGTGGTACCTCCTCAAGGCGATGCTGAACTGTGGCACGTGATGTCGGGACAGCTAGTACACACATTCAAAG GCCATTCGGGACCAATATCATGTCTGGCTATCACGAAGCAGTCTCAGTATTTGATGACTGGATCTGAAGATACATCTATAATCGTATGGgacatgaaagaattgattatGAAGCAACGAATTTGTGAGCACATTGCTCCAGTGCTATCTTTGACGCCAGCAATGGGAAATTCGATAATCGTTAGCGGTGGTGAAGATTCTAGGATTATAGCAACGCGATTATTGACTGGTGAAGTACTAATGAAGGTAGACCATCACCGTGGTCCAGTGACTTCATTGCGCGTCGATTCTGCTGGAGAAGTTTTGGTTTCTGGTTCATACGACGCAACTGTTTGCCTCTGGTCGCTAGAGAGCTTTACTTTGTTGAATACCATCCCTCTTCCCTCTCCGGTTACAATGCTCGATGTGTCCACGGACTCGGTATTCCTGCTAGCTGCTTGtgaggataaaaaattgtaccttCGCTCTCTGGCGACTGGTACTGAGATACATACGCTACGAGGTCACCAAGGACCGATCAAAAGCGTATGTCTCGCTAAGGATTGCAGAAGAGCTGTGGCAGGTGGAGTTGACGGAAGGGTCTCTGTCTTCGACATGCATAGCGGAAGATTGACGAAAGCTCTACCTGCTAGTCCATCGGCAGATGTGACATCCGTCAAG GTAACCGAGAAAGATGATTTCTTGATAACCGCTGGCGGAGGTCGAGTGACTTATTGGAGTTTCCGCGGCGAAGAGGTTGCCCCGCGACCAACGAAGTCTGGTGGAAAGCAGGAATCCCTTCAACCTCACGGTGCTCCAATTTCCTGTTTAGATGTGTCCAGAGATGGCGCCATGGCAGTTACCGGTGGTGTCGACTCTCTAGTTAACTTGTGGCAGTTGAATACTCATGAACTAGTTTCCACCTTGGAAGGCCACATCGCAAGTGTTACTTGCGTCGCGTTTTCGGCTTCGGGACTCTTCGCAGCGTCAG GTTCCGAAGATAAAACCGTGAGAGTCTGGGGACTGACGTTGGGCCTGGTAGTCGCCACCTTCAAACATCAGGCTCCCGTTACTGCTGTGACTGTGATGCTTGATGGAAGAAGAGTCGTCAGCTCTGATAGGGGTGGTGCCATCAGGGTGTGGGCTGCTGACAGCGGAACGTTAATCCAGTCTCTGTGCGGCCCGGGCCGATGTTTTGCAGTAGCTTCTGACATGAG ATACACAGTCTGCGGGTCCGGAGACAACCATATTAGAATATTGGGACTGGGATTGGGACCGGAGGAAAAATACCCGGTTTCTCACTCCCAAGATATCACTTGTCTCGTTGTTACCCCTGATTCTCAATCCCTCATTACCGGCTCCAGAGACATGAGCTTAAAAGTCTGGCAACTTGCTGGAGGAAAATTGTCCCAG GTGTTGGTTGGACACACCGATCACGTGACGTGCGTGGCAGTGGCCGTTTCGGACAAGTCCATTGTAGTCTCGGGTTCGAGAGACGCGAATTTGATCGTCTGGGATATAAACACGGGCGCAGATCTTCACACGCTGACTGGTCATCTAGGGTACGTAACTTGTATTCGGCTTTCGGGGGATGGTACCTTGGCCGTATCCGGGAGTGAAGATAAGAGCTTGATTGTATGGGACACGAAGAAGGGAACTGCCCTCAGCTCCATAATGCTTCATGTTCCGGTTCTCGGGGTCGAAATGTCCACCGATTGTTCGAGACTCGCGCTCCACCTATTGGAACACAAGTGCTTGCCGATTTTGTGTCTACACAATACGCCCGCGCAATATGTCAAGCTGCCAGAATACGTTGCTCCGAGAGATCTGAGGCCTCCCGGACCGAAGCGACCGGCAAGAAGATTGCTCAAAAAGGAAGTGTCCTTGGATACTTATACATGGCAGCGAAAATATGGTCATTTGACTTCAG ATCTACCCGGCTAA